tatataacactaGCTCAGTAGCCGTGTACTTTGCCCCCCCCCCTTTTTACCGCTTCACCTATTAACGATGTGTACGCGTATCTTTTTCAATTCGCGCTTATTTCATTGAGTCTGCACACACCATTTGCAAATGGGTATTTGTAAGAGTTACAAGTGCTTAACTGTTGAGATCTTATACCCTCACCAGTATTCTCTTCACATAGCTGAGAcaaattaaatgtaataaaataattttactgaCCTCACGTTGATGATCTCAAGTTGATGATCTCAAGTTGATGACCCCACGTTGGTGATCTCAAGTTGATGACCTCACGTTGataacttaatttttattactcaaaattttcaacttaatttttgtaaCTCCATTTTTTCagcttaatatttataactcCATTTTTTCagcttaatttttataactcATTTCTTTCGGCTGAACTTTATCTTACTCTTCTCGACCACTCTGCAAAATTTTAACCATGATTGACAATTGCGAAAGCTCCACGACGTCTGAAGGGAATTTGACGTATGACTTAAATATGAGCAGAAATAAAATTCCTGACATGTCATATTTAAATGAGTCGACTTTTTTGGACGAACggctaaataaaaaaatagagggAGAGAATTATTAccaagaaataaaatatgatatattaagaattgaaaggaatataaatattgaagTAAAAAAACGAATTgaagcaaataaaaatatccaGCAGTTAATTGAACATACTGCAAATGATATGataaataatgttttaaataaaataactgcaaaaattgaaaaaatttctttagaTTTggacaaaattataaaaaaatgtgaagaATTAGAAAAAGTTATTGGACAAATAAAAGTAGAATTACCTACAAAAATTCAAACAGAAATGATAAgcttaaaaagagaaatatcTGACTTTCAAAttgtaattaataaatatataaataataaaaaaaagagagataatatattattcggTAAAATAGAAAACATTAATGCGTAcataaatagtaaaattcAAAGTGAAATTTCCTTTAAGCAAGAAGATTTAATTATGCTCAAAAATGAAAGTGACAAATTATTGCACTATGATTTTGATGAAGATATGAACTTCAAAAATGTTTTTGTCGAAGATATTGAAGAGATAAAGGATGCGCTTGCTTTAACCATAAAGGCGAGAGAACAGTCGGACGATGATATCATACAAGTACGATtctgtctttttttttgtcagttatgttttgcttcttttttcctatttttccTAATTTTTCTCACTTTTCATAagttttcttatttttccataaattttcttaaaattccATACCTTTTcacatattttcataaattttattatttttcatccttattttttccttctacAGGCCATGAACAAATACACTAGTGTTCTGCAAAAAGCATTACAGTCCGTTATTACAAACAGCCACTGATTTAACACCAATGGTTAGAAGCCAAGGTTTATGCTTATAcgtttatacatgtatatatatatatatatatatgcataatggAACATGAGCACATATATGATTTGTACAATTTTATTTGCCGCCTTCCATCCTATTGAATAAAATTTGCAAGTGTTCCTCTATGTAACACTTGAGAATTCTCAATTTaaaactaaaatttttttcgtttttctcCGTAATTAAATTTGCaaacatatttaaatgtttctttttttttccatgtaTATGTTAATACTACTGAATATTTCGAtgagctttttttttttttttgtattctcTTTCCATTCAACATTGTGTATCTATATTTAGCTTATTTTACGTTTATCGTTCTTTccccaaaaaaaattagtaacgAAAATTAAACACTGTTATTTTGCtactcctttttttgttttcttgtttttttgtttttcggGTTATCTATTTCTCTGTTTGTTTGTGTGGTTTTGTTTATTTCTCTGTTTGCCTGtttgattttatttatttctctGTTTGCTCGTTTGTggttgtttatttttttttcatcgtaaatttttattttccctatttttcagtgaaattttttttttctttttttataatatgtaaatatttttttttgtagctcatttttttttttttttgtcattttgtagtgaatttatttttttccttttcatttaagtaaattatagttgaaaaaaaaaaaaagaaaattttgcattttaagaaaaaaaataccataaaaataagtcaactctttttcttttttttttttgttaaaaaagatTCTTTTTGTACTGTCGCAGCTATAAATTTGTATCGGTAAgcgtgtataaatatatatatattatatacatgtttatatatgtatacaatgtttttatataagtgCGTACCTGAACTGCTCTTGTTCCCATAATTCTTGTTCAACTCCCCTTTGCCCTTAAAAGTTTTCATTTtgtgttaaaaaaatttataattattgtagtgcggaaaaagtaaattatataaaactatTTAATATACGCAGAAGGATGTAACATAATAGTGTTGTCACTCGCAAAAggatattaatttttgtgtGGCAGCAGAGttacacatatgtatttatatatataatttatacttacatatatatacatgtacatacatgttacgtatatatgcatattttacaCAAGTCCGTGAGCATTTTTCGAACTAATAGGAGTATAAtggaataaattttttttatcatttttgttttgcttttatttcgttatttttcGCATGAACAGTTAAGGTAAAAAAAGGTCACATCGCACATATTTGGTAATTCAGGACAGTTATGGCTGATACGTATGTACAAACATGAgcatatccatatatatacgtacatacgcgcgcatttacatacatatacttacatatatatacatatatatatatatatttaaacataCGTTAATTCCCTCTCCCCCCCTCGGCGATTAAATGACTGTATGTTCGGGCTGCGGAGTTGTTACGGATACCACTATTTGTTGCCCCATTTGTTTAAAACACAACAAGCAGATATTTTATTGCTCGCAAGaatgttttgaaaaaaattacagtgatcataaaaaaattcattatttcatgaaaattatgaatagcGAAGAAATGCATAACAGACTATATGAAAACAACCCTAAGAGCGAGGACCCAAAGTTGCCTGTAATCATTTTGACAGGCGATAAGGGAAATATAAACGATAATGAAAGTACAGACTATAGTGTTAACGGGAATGTAAACCTGAACGAGAtcagaaaaag
This genomic interval from Plasmodium brasilianum strain Bolivian I chromosome 13, whole genome shotgun sequence contains the following:
- a CDS encoding SF-assemblin, which produces MIDNCESSTTSEGNLTYDLNMSRNKIPDMSYLNESTFLDERLNKKIEGENYYQEIKYDILRIERNINIEVKKRIEANKNIQQLIEHTANDMINNVLNKITAKIEKISLDLDKIIKKCEELEKVIGQIKVELPTKIQTEMISLKREISDFQIVINKYINNKKKRDNILFGKIENINAYINSKIQSEISFKQEDLIMLKNESDKLLHYDFDEDMNFKNVFVEDIEEIKDALALTIKAREQSDDDIIQAMNKYTSVLQKALQSVITNSH